From the genome of Blastocatellia bacterium, one region includes:
- a CDS encoding phosphoribosylanthranilate isomerase: MNRVRVKICGVRTLEEAEAAIGAGADALGFNFWPRSPRYVAPADAREIARQLAPLTSLVGVFVNEERQRVIEIASQVGLQAVQLHGDEPAAYCEGFGSLRVIKALRVGDDFDCREIEKYTVSMILLDTSVRGSYGGTGHRFDWRIATEAKRYAPLILAGGLRVDNVAEAIAAVRPAAIDVCSGIEAEPGRKDLRKLREFMAEVARANAAIINRELP; encoded by the coding sequence ATGAATCGAGTCCGAGTTAAAATCTGCGGCGTGCGCACGCTCGAAGAGGCTGAAGCCGCCATCGGGGCCGGGGCCGATGCGCTGGGCTTCAACTTCTGGCCGCGCAGCCCGCGCTATGTCGCGCCCGCTGATGCGCGAGAGATCGCTCGACAGCTTGCGCCGCTCACGTCGCTTGTCGGCGTGTTCGTGAACGAAGAGCGCCAGCGCGTCATCGAGATTGCTTCGCAAGTCGGCTTGCAGGCCGTACAGCTTCACGGCGATGAGCCCGCGGCGTATTGCGAGGGTTTCGGTTCGCTGCGAGTCATCAAGGCGCTGCGCGTCGGTGACGATTTTGACTGCCGCGAGATTGAGAAATACACGGTAAGCATGATCCTGCTTGATACGAGTGTGCGGGGCAGTTACGGCGGCACCGGCCACCGCTTCGATTGGCGGATTGCCACCGAAGCCAAGCGCTATGCGCCGCTGATTCTGGCCGGCGGGTTGCGCGTTGACAATGTCGCCGAAGCGATTGCCGCCGTACGCCCCGCGGCGATTGATGTATGCAGCGGAATTGAAGCCGAGCCGGGGAGAAAAGATTTGCGCAAGCTGCGCGAGTTTATGGCTGAGGTGGCGCGCGCCAACGCGGCGATCATAAATAGGGAATTGCCATGA
- the pheA gene encoding chorismate mutase yields MSIEDWRDEIDRIDEELVRLLNQRSTCAIEIGRIKRDIGQPVYSPSREKEVLEHVTRINGGPLDEEGMRRLFERIIDESRRIERVTVEHEMEEMRRPAAKASPRKKRRAN; encoded by the coding sequence TTGAGCATCGAAGATTGGCGTGACGAAATTGATCGCATAGATGAAGAGCTGGTGCGTCTGCTGAATCAGCGCTCGACGTGCGCCATCGAGATTGGCCGCATCAAGCGCGACATCGGCCAGCCGGTTTACTCGCCGTCACGCGAAAAGGAAGTGCTGGAGCACGTCACACGGATCAACGGCGGGCCGCTCGACGAGGAAGGCATGCGGCGGCTCTTCGAGCGCATCATTGACGAATCGCGGCGCATCGAGCGCGTCACCGTCGAGCATGAGATGGAGGAGATGCGGCGGCCCGCGGCGAAGGCGAGCCCTCGGAAAAAGCGGCGCGCCAATTAA
- the trpA gene encoding tryptophan synthase subunit alpha codes for MTRIADKFAALRRASRKGFIPYITAGDPDLETTARLILELEKSGADIIELGVPFSDPMADGPVIQRASERALRNGVTVRDCLSLVRRIRNESEIPIVLFSYFNPLLSLGEALLGRELREAGIDGLLVTDLVPEEAGDLIRQMRAVEVDTIFLVAPTSTDERIKRVAEACSGFVYAVSRAGVTGVRQSLSDAASLLVQRVRPFTALPVAVGFGVSTPEHVAEVWQHADAAVVGSRIVAEIARHAEDDSLVERVGRLTRELLSPATRQSE; via the coding sequence ATGACGCGAATCGCTGACAAGTTTGCCGCGTTGCGCCGGGCCAGCCGCAAAGGGTTCATTCCTTACATCACCGCCGGCGATCCCGATTTGGAAACGACCGCGCGGCTCATTCTTGAGCTTGAAAAAAGCGGCGCGGACATCATCGAGCTGGGGGTGCCTTTTTCTGACCCGATGGCCGATGGGCCGGTGATTCAACGCGCCTCCGAGCGCGCCTTGCGCAATGGGGTCACGGTGCGCGATTGTTTGAGCCTCGTGCGGCGCATTCGCAATGAGAGCGAGATTCCGATTGTGCTGTTCAGCTATTTCAATCCGCTGTTGTCACTGGGCGAAGCATTGCTCGGTCGCGAGCTGCGTGAAGCCGGCATTGATGGATTGCTGGTGACCGACCTGGTGCCGGAAGAGGCGGGCGATTTGATTCGACAGATGCGCGCCGTCGAAGTAGACACGATTTTTCTGGTGGCGCCGACCAGCACGGATGAGCGCATCAAGCGAGTCGCCGAGGCGTGCAGCGGGTTTGTTTACGCCGTGTCGCGCGCGGGCGTTACCGGCGTGCGCCAGAGCCTTTCGGATGCGGCCAGTCTGCTAGTTCAGCGCGTCAGACCGTTCACCGCTCTGCCGGTCGCCGTCGGCTTTGGTGTTTCAACTCCTGAACACGTCGCCGAAGTCTGGCAACATGCCGACGCCGCGGTGGTCGGCAGCCGCATTGTCGCAGAGATCGCCCGGCACGCTGAAGATGATTCGTTAGTCGAGCGAGTCGGCCGGCTGACGCGCGAATTGCTGTCGCCTGCGACTCGGCAAAGTGAATAG
- a CDS encoding FdhF/YdeP family oxidoreductase — protein sequence MTRWNKKNWVSLSPNGIGYTKPNHYLEMARVAWRNRDQLPFAWRILSKGVCDGCALGTTGLHDFTMDGVHLCMVRLELLRLNTMPALDIRRLNDTRELERMSGAELREMGRLPFPMIRRRGEPGFSRLSWDAALDLIGGRIAAVSPERLAFYLTSRGLTNETYYVAQKVARFLGTNNIDNSSRICHAPSTVALKQALGVTASTCSYSDWIGTDLLVFFGSNTPNNQPVTMKYIYQAKQQGTRVAVVNPLREPGLERYWVPSVAESALFGTKIADAFFQVHTGGDRAFIAGVIKHLIENDWVDAGFIRDYTQGFEDLKAALAANSWDRLERASGTSREEMRRFARMLGEARSAVFVWSMGITQHRDGVANVRAIADLAMARGFLGREKCGLMAIRGHSGVQGGAEVGAVPNQFPGGVAVDGAGAARFGDLWGFAVPDRRGLNAVEMIDAAHRGEIEVFYQVGGNFLETLPDPDYVRQAVERLPVRLHQDIVLTPQMLVEPNELVVLLPAQTRYEQRGGGTETSTERRILFSPEIAGRRIGEAMAEWEIPMRIAERARPAEARLIHFDDAQQVREEIARAVPAYKGIEALREAGDQIQWGGPRLCESRDASGQTTPHFPTPTGRAIFSEIAFAEGPGDGRLRLATRRGKQFNSIVQRQRDPLTGALREDVLMNQDDATRLGIADGDAVVIESQAGRMRGRCHIAPIAAGNVQVHWPEGNVLLTRGVCDDECGIPDYNAEVTIRRDEEPSHQ from the coding sequence ATGACACGCTGGAATAAAAAGAACTGGGTCAGCCTGTCGCCGAACGGCATCGGCTACACCAAGCCGAACCATTATCTCGAAATGGCGCGCGTCGCCTGGCGTAACCGCGATCAACTGCCATTCGCCTGGCGCATTCTGAGCAAGGGCGTCTGTGATGGCTGCGCGCTCGGCACAACCGGGCTGCACGACTTCACGATGGACGGCGTCCATCTCTGCATGGTGCGGCTGGAATTGCTGCGGCTGAATACCATGCCGGCGCTCGACATTCGCAGGCTCAACGACACCCGCGAGCTTGAGCGCATGAGCGGGGCCGAGTTGCGCGAGATGGGCCGCCTGCCCTTCCCGATGATTCGCCGTCGTGGCGAGCCCGGCTTCAGCCGCCTGTCGTGGGATGCTGCCCTTGACTTGATCGGCGGACGCATCGCTGCCGTTTCACCTGAACGGCTGGCGTTCTACCTGACGTCGCGGGGCCTGACCAACGAAACCTATTACGTGGCGCAGAAGGTGGCGCGCTTTCTCGGCACCAACAACATAGACAACTCGTCGCGCATCTGCCACGCGCCGTCTACGGTGGCGCTGAAACAGGCGCTCGGCGTCACCGCTTCGACTTGCTCGTATAGCGATTGGATTGGCACAGACCTGCTGGTCTTCTTCGGCAGCAACACGCCGAACAATCAGCCGGTGACGATGAAGTACATCTATCAGGCCAAGCAGCAGGGCACGCGCGTCGCTGTCGTCAATCCGCTGCGCGAGCCGGGCCTTGAACGTTACTGGGTGCCTTCGGTTGCCGAGTCGGCGCTGTTCGGGACCAAAATCGCCGACGCCTTTTTTCAGGTTCATACGGGCGGCGACCGCGCCTTCATTGCCGGCGTCATCAAGCACTTGATTGAAAACGACTGGGTGGATGCTGGCTTCATACGCGACTACACGCAAGGCTTTGAAGACTTGAAAGCGGCTCTGGCGGCCAATTCCTGGGATCGGCTTGAGCGCGCCTCGGGAACCAGCCGCGAAGAGATGCGGCGCTTTGCGCGCATGCTCGGTGAAGCGCGCAGCGCCGTGTTCGTCTGGTCAATGGGGATCACCCAGCACCGTGACGGCGTGGCCAACGTGCGCGCCATCGCTGACCTGGCGATGGCGCGCGGCTTCCTGGGACGCGAGAAGTGCGGCTTGATGGCGATCCGTGGCCATTCGGGCGTCCAGGGTGGCGCGGAAGTCGGAGCGGTGCCGAATCAGTTCCCCGGCGGTGTGGCGGTAGACGGCGCGGGCGCCGCGCGCTTCGGTGACCTGTGGGGCTTTGCCGTGCCCGACCGGCGCGGCCTGAATGCCGTCGAGATGATCGATGCGGCACATCGCGGCGAGATCGAGGTCTTTTATCAGGTCGGCGGCAACTTCCTTGAAACGCTGCCCGACCCTGATTATGTCCGCCAAGCGGTCGAGCGCTTACCGGTTCGCCTGCATCAAGACATCGTGCTGACGCCGCAGATGCTGGTCGAGCCGAATGAGCTGGTCGTGTTGCTGCCGGCGCAGACTCGTTACGAGCAACGCGGCGGCGGCACGGAAACTTCGACCGAGCGCCGCATCCTGTTCAGCCCGGAGATTGCGGGCCGGCGCATCGGCGAGGCGATGGCTGAATGGGAAATCCCTATGCGGATCGCCGAGCGGGCGCGGCCCGCCGAGGCGCGCTTGATTCATTTCGACGACGCGCAGCAGGTCCGCGAAGAGATCGCTCGCGCCGTGCCTGCTTATAAAGGCATTGAAGCTTTGCGCGAGGCCGGCGATCAAATCCAGTGGGGCGGCCCGCGCCTTTGTGAGTCGCGTGACGCGAGCGGCCAGACGACGCCGCATTTCCCGACGCCGACGGGCCGAGCGATCTTTTCAGAGATCGCGTTTGCGGAAGGGCCAGGCGATGGACGGCTGCGGCTGGCGACGCGACGCGGCAAGCAGTTCAATAGCATCGTACAGCGCCAGCGCGATCCGTTGACCGGGGCGCTCCGCGAAGATGTGCTGATGAATCAGGACGACGCGACGCGACTGGGTATCGCTGACGGCGATGCCGTCGTCATCGAGAGCCAGGCAGGCAGGATGCGGGGGCGCTGCCACATCGCGCCGATTGCCGCAGGCAACGTTCAGGTACACTGGCCGGAAGGCAACGTCCTGTTGACGCGCGGCGTTTGTGACGACGAGTGCGGCATTCCAGATTACAACGCTGAAGTCACGATTCGTCGCGACGAAGAGCCGTCGCATCAGTAG
- a CDS encoding aminodeoxychorismate/anthranilate synthase component II: MILVIDNYDSFTYNLVQYLGELGADVAVYRNDAITVEGIRELEPERLLISPGPGVPDTAGVTLEAIRAFAGKMPILGVCLGHQAIGQAFGGAVVRAPYLMHGKISEICHDSATIFRGVPYRFKATRYHSLIVEKASLPETLEVSATTPDGIIMGLRHRDYPIEGVQFHPESVMTEHGRTLLENFLSM, from the coding sequence GTGATTCTCGTCATCGATAACTACGACTCATTTACCTATAACCTCGTCCAATATCTCGGCGAGCTGGGCGCGGACGTGGCGGTTTATCGCAACGATGCGATCACGGTTGAGGGCATTCGCGAGCTGGAGCCCGAACGACTATTAATTTCGCCGGGGCCGGGCGTGCCCGATACGGCGGGCGTGACGCTTGAGGCGATACGCGCCTTCGCCGGGAAGATGCCGATCCTCGGCGTCTGTCTCGGCCATCAAGCCATCGGGCAGGCGTTCGGCGGCGCGGTGGTGCGCGCGCCTTACCTGATGCATGGCAAGATCAGCGAAATCTGCCATGACTCGGCGACCATCTTTCGCGGCGTGCCTTATCGCTTCAAGGCGACGCGCTATCATTCGCTGATCGTCGAGAAGGCGAGCTTACCTGAGACGCTCGAAGTCTCGGCGACGACCCCCGACGGGATCATCATGGGGCTCAGGCACCGCGATTACCCAATCGAAGGCGTGCAGTTTCACCCGGAGTCGGTGATGACCGAGCACGGCAGGACGCTGCTGGAAAACTTTTTGAGCATGTAG
- the trpB gene encoding tryptophan synthase subunit beta, whose translation MSKVEEDTSYQMPDGRGHFGPYGGQYVPETLMHPLEELVAAYDEARRDADFQRQFTELLKHYVGRPTSLMFAGRLTEHLGGARIYLKREDLCHTGAHKINNAIGQALLARRMGKRRIIAETGAGQHGVATATVCALMGADCVVYMGTEDMRRQELNVFRMRLLGAEVVGVDAGSRTLKDAINEALRDWVTNVTDTYYLLGSALGPHPYPTMVRDFQSVIGREARAQILEREKRLPDLLVACVGGGSNSIGLFYDFIRDEQVKMIGVEAGGHSLELGQHAARFSGGRPGVLQGTRSYLLQDEGGQVALTHSVSAGLDYSAIGPEHAYLHDVGRIDYTSANDEEALAAFELLAKLEGIIPALESAHAIAEVIKAAPRMPREAIIIANLSGRGDKDVNTVAEMLLKRRGER comes from the coding sequence ATGAGCAAGGTCGAAGAAGACACTTCATATCAGATGCCGGATGGGCGCGGCCACTTCGGGCCGTACGGCGGCCAGTACGTGCCTGAAACTTTGATGCACCCGCTCGAAGAACTGGTCGCCGCTTACGACGAGGCGCGGCGCGATGCCGACTTTCAACGCCAGTTCACCGAGCTGTTGAAGCATTACGTCGGTCGTCCAACATCGTTAATGTTCGCCGGGCGATTGACGGAGCATCTGGGCGGCGCGCGAATCTACTTGAAGCGCGAAGACCTCTGCCATACCGGCGCGCACAAGATCAACAACGCCATCGGTCAGGCATTGCTGGCGCGGCGCATGGGCAAGCGGCGCATCATTGCCGAAACCGGCGCGGGGCAGCACGGCGTCGCGACCGCGACGGTCTGCGCGCTGATGGGCGCAGACTGCGTTGTTTATATGGGCACCGAAGACATGCGCCGGCAGGAGCTGAACGTCTTTCGCATGCGTTTGCTCGGCGCTGAAGTCGTCGGCGTGGATGCCGGCAGCCGCACCCTGAAAGATGCCATCAACGAAGCCCTGCGCGATTGGGTGACGAATGTTACGGACACCTACTACCTGCTGGGCTCGGCGCTCGGCCCGCACCCTTACCCGACGATGGTGCGCGACTTTCAATCGGTGATTGGCCGCGAGGCGCGGGCGCAGATACTTGAGCGGGAAAAGCGCCTGCCGGATTTGTTGGTTGCCTGCGTCGGCGGCGGCAGTAATTCAATCGGCCTGTTCTATGACTTCATTCGTGATGAACAGGTGAAGATGATCGGCGTCGAAGCCGGCGGCCATTCGCTGGAGCTGGGCCAGCACGCGGCGCGCTTCAGCGGCGGCAGGCCCGGCGTTTTGCAGGGGACGCGCAGCTACCTCTTGCAGGATGAAGGCGGGCAGGTGGCGCTGACCCATTCGGTATCTGCCGGGCTCGATTATTCGGCCATCGGGCCGGAGCATGCTTACCTGCACGACGTGGGTAGGATTGATTACACTTCAGCGAATGACGAAGAAGCGCTCGCCGCATTCGAGTTGCTGGCAAAGCTCGAAGGGATTATCCCGGCGCTCGAAAGCGCGCACGCCATTGCCGAAGTCATTAAGGCCGCGCCGCGCATGCCGCGTGAAGCCATCATCATCGCCAACCTGTCGGGGCGCGGCGATAAGGATGTCAACACGGTTGCCGAGATGTTGCTCAAGCGGCGGGGCGAACGATGA
- the trpC gene encoding indole-3-glycerol phosphate synthase TrpC, with protein MASRTEQRPAGVLKAGGILDRIVDRKAARLAEVMAQSPLEEVMAQAEPITRPGRSFAESLKRPESINVIAEVKHRSPSKGIIRADFDPLAIALSYQEAGAAAMSVLCEEDHFGGSLDHLRMIRAATATPLLRKDFIFDEYQLYEACAAGADVVLLIVAILDDALLRRLLERAEALGLEALVEVHTADEMRRAASAGAATVGVNNRDLTTFHVDLQTSLDLARLAPAGTTLVSESGIGDGASIRRLRQAGYSAFLIGETFMRAENPGGALRQLIREACDESSPS; from the coding sequence TTGGCGAGCCGAACCGAACAGCGACCGGCGGGCGTGTTGAAAGCCGGCGGCATTCTCGACCGCATCGTTGACCGAAAGGCGGCGCGGCTCGCAGAGGTCATGGCGCAATCGCCACTCGAAGAAGTGATGGCTCAGGCCGAGCCAATCACTCGACCCGGCAGATCGTTCGCCGAAAGCCTGAAGCGCCCTGAATCAATCAACGTCATTGCCGAGGTCAAACATCGCTCGCCGTCGAAAGGCATCATCCGCGCCGACTTCGACCCGTTGGCGATTGCCTTGAGTTACCAGGAAGCGGGCGCGGCGGCCATGAGCGTGCTTTGTGAAGAAGATCACTTCGGCGGCTCGCTCGATCATCTGCGAATGATTCGCGCGGCGACGGCCACACCGTTGCTTAGAAAAGATTTTATCTTCGATGAGTATCAGCTATACGAGGCGTGCGCCGCGGGTGCGGATGTCGTGTTACTGATCGTCGCCATTCTCGATGATGCGTTGCTGCGCCGCTTGCTTGAGCGAGCCGAGGCGCTCGGCCTGGAGGCGCTGGTCGAAGTCCACACGGCGGACGAGATGCGGCGCGCAGCGAGCGCCGGCGCCGCGACCGTCGGCGTCAACAACCGCGACCTGACGACCTTTCACGTTGACCTGCAAACATCGCTCGATCTCGCGCGGCTAGCGCCTGCCGGGACAACCCTGGTGAGCGAGAGCGGGATTGGCGACGGCGCGAGTATCCGCCGATTGCGTCAGGCGGGCTACTCTGCGTTCTTGATCGGCGAGACTTTTATGCGCGCTGAAAATCCCGGCGGCGCATTACGACAACTGATCCGTGAGGCGTGCGATGAATCGAGTCCGAGTTAA